The window GGCGTTACGGCGGCTGATCCCCTCTCGGCGCTCGCACCGCCGTATCCGGACGCGACGAAACTCACCCTCTCCGGGACAGAAGTAACAAGGAGTTCACCAGCGCGCCGTCATATGCGCTGGCATGGCACCGCATGTTCGAGGGCATAAGCCAAGCAGGTCGACGCCCGAACCACGGGTGTCGTATCTCAGCGGGCGGCGCCGGAGCCGTCCGCCCGGGAGGCCCTTTGCACCAGCTCGACCGTGCGGTCACGGCATGGAAGAAGCAGTGGAGGGCCGGTTTTCGGCCCTTGCACGGCGTGCAGGGCGGCCGACGACCGGTCCAGCTCCACTCCGTCGCTCCCCGACCTCATCCGAGGGGGTACGTCCTTCCGTGGTGACCAGCACAAAGCGCCACAAGCCAGACCGGCGCACCTACGTTCTCGACACCAGCGTCCTGCTGGCCGACCCGAACGCCCTGAGCCGCTTCGACGAGCACGAGGTCGTGCTCCCCATCGTCGTGGTGACGGAACTGGAGGCCAAGCGGCACCATCCCGAACTCGGTTACTTCGCCCGGCAGGCACTGCGCCTGCTCGACGAGTTCCGGGTGGCGTACGGCCGTCTCGATGCCCCCATCCCGATCGGGGACCTCGGCGGGACCGTCCGTGTCGAGCTCAACCACTCGGACCCCAGCGTGCTGCCGACCGGCTACCGCCTGGGGGACAACGACTCCCGCATCCTCGCGGTCGCCCGCAATCTGCAGGCCGAGGGGTTCGACGTCACCGTCGTGTCGAAGGACCTGCCGCTCAGGATCAAGGCCTCGTCCGTCGGTCTCCTCGCCGAGGAGTACCGCGCCGAGCTCGCCATCACGGACGCGTCCGGCTGGACCGGAATGTCCGAACTGACCCTGCCCGGCGAGCAGGTGGACATCCTCTTCGAGGAGGGGCACGTCCATGTGCCCGAGGTCGCCCAGATGCCCGTGCACACCGGACTGACCATCCAGTCCGAGCGCGGCAAGGCGCTGGGCCGGATCACACCCGAGGGCAACGTCCGTCTGGTGCGTGGCGATCGGGAGGCCTTCGGCATCAAGGGCCGCAGCGCCGAGCAGCGGATCGCGCTCGATCTGCTCCTCGACCCGGACGTCGGGATCGTGTCCATGGGCGGCCGCGCCGGCACCGGCAAGTCGGCACTGGCGCTGTGCGCCGGTCTCGAGGCCGTGCTGGAGCGCCGTCAGCACCAGAAGGTGATGGTCTTCCGGCCGCTGTACGCGGTGGGCGGGCAGGAGCTCGGCTATCTGCCCGGCTCCGAGGCCGAGAAGATGAGCCCCTGGGCACAGGCGGTCTTCGACACGCTGTCCGCGGTCACCAGCCGCGAGGTCATCGAAGAGGTCACCGCGCGCGGCATGCTGGAGGTACTGCCCCTCACCCACATCCGCGGACGCTCGCTGCACGACGCGTTCGTGATCGTGGACGAGGCACAGTCGCTGGAAAGGAATGTCCTGCTGACTGTTCTGTCCCGAATTGGAGCTAATTCACGGGTGGTTCTCACCCATGACGTGGCCCAGCGGGACAATCTGAGGGTCGGGCGCTACGACGGTGTCGTCGCCGTCGTGGAGAAGCTGAAGGGGCATCCCCTCTTCGCCCACGTCACGCTGACGCGGTCCGAGAGGTCCCAGATTGCCGCCCTTGTGACCGAAATGCTGGAGGACGGGCAGATCTGACCCAAGTGCACAACTTGCGGTAGCTACTCGTTGGTTGGCGCCGTCCGGAAAGGCAGGGAGCCTATCCGGGCGGCGCCTCGGTGTGTGCGGCTTTCCGAAAAACCCCTGGGGCAAACAAGGTGTGAGCTTTCACACGCAACACAGAATTGCCTTGCGGCGTCCGGGTACGGCAGAGTCTCACTCCTGTCAGGCCCCGCATACGACACACCTGTACCCCCAGCGGTACGGCACCACAGCAACACCACAGCCAACTGCATAACGCCGTCGTATGCCGCCCGAGTCAACACGCGGCGCTCTCCTCGCGGGAGTTGCCCACCGGGTCCGAGCCTCCCGTGACCCCGCAGTTGGGAGGCCAGCGCCAGGGGCACGATTGCGTCCGCCAGGGTCACCGAAGCGGGCGATGCTGGAAGGAAACCGTGTGAGTCCGATTTCGGTCAGGGGATTCGCAGTGGCCTCGGCCACCGCGGTCACCGCTGTCGGAAGCGTCGTCGGCGTTGCCTCGGGCAGCACCGCGCAGACGAACGACGCCGAGGCGACGGCAGCCGATTCGACGCTTCTCGCGGACATACCCGCGGGCCAGCAGGCCCAGGTGCAGACCGAGTCCCTGACGGCGCAGGCCAACGTGCAGGCCATCGCCGCGGACGCGAGCGCCAAGAAGGATGCTGAGGAGTCGGCCCGCAAGGCCGCCGCCCAGACCGCGATCGAGAAGAAGGAAGCCGCCGAGAAGGCGGCGCAGGAAGCCAAGGAGCGCGAAGAGGCCGAGGCGAAGGCCTCCCGGTCCTCCTCCGCGGACTTCCCCATCCAGAGTTCGTACAGCATCGCGCAGATCCAGGCCATGGCGCGCCAGATGGTGCCGAGCGACCAGTTCCAGTGCTTCAGCAACATCGTGGACCACGAGTCCAGCTGGAACTACCAGGCGGTCAACGCCTCCTCGGGTGCCTACGGCCTCTTCCAGGCCCTGCCCGGCTCCAAGATGTCGTCCG of the Streptomyces sp. T12 genome contains:
- a CDS encoding PhoH family protein, coding for MVTSTKRHKPDRRTYVLDTSVLLADPNALSRFDEHEVVLPIVVVTELEAKRHHPELGYFARQALRLLDEFRVAYGRLDAPIPIGDLGGTVRVELNHSDPSVLPTGYRLGDNDSRILAVARNLQAEGFDVTVVSKDLPLRIKASSVGLLAEEYRAELAITDASGWTGMSELTLPGEQVDILFEEGHVHVPEVAQMPVHTGLTIQSERGKALGRITPEGNVRLVRGDREAFGIKGRSAEQRIALDLLLDPDVGIVSMGGRAGTGKSALALCAGLEAVLERRQHQKVMVFRPLYAVGGQELGYLPGSEAEKMSPWAQAVFDTLSAVTSREVIEEVTARGMLEVLPLTHIRGRSLHDAFVIVDEAQSLERNVLLTVLSRIGANSRVVLTHDVAQRDNLRVGRYDGVVAVVEKLKGHPLFAHVTLTRSERSQIAALVTEMLEDGQI
- a CDS encoding transglycosylase SLT domain-containing protein; its protein translation is MSPISVRGFAVASATAVTAVGSVVGVASGSTAQTNDAEATAADSTLLADIPAGQQAQVQTESLTAQANVQAIAADASAKKDAEESARKAAAQTAIEKKEAAEKAAQEAKEREEAEAKASRSSSADFPIQSSYSIAQIQAMARQMVPSDQFQCFSNIVDHESSWNYQAVNASSGAYGLFQALPGSKMSSVGSDWQTNPATQIKWGLNYMNERYDSPCGAWSFWQANHWY